DNA from Prunus persica cultivar Lovell chromosome G6, Prunus_persica_NCBIv2, whole genome shotgun sequence:
gagagaaggtcCAAGGGAGAAGGTTAGAGAtaaggttgctagcattccccTTTATATTCATATAGACTTAGAGGAGTGGCTCATGTACTGAATTGAAGCAATCGAGCAAAAATTTTAGTTAGAAAGCCGGAAAGCAAAGTAGTCATTCCctttttagtaaatttaggttttagccataaaaaaacttttactttttaaaaaagccaaagctttttttttttttttttaaagacagaaaaacctcttaactttcaaattaaagacatgcaaatgtaaaagattccttaggaaattcaaaaataaataagggcaattttgtctatttcaacttcttttaaaaaatttctctcctttgagtttttccaaagtctcccttgatttttttgggtttaggttGTTATGCTGTCTTCCCGCGACAGAATATGTCGCAAAACAGTGTTTAGTAGATTCCTGGTTGTTGTGCATTCTATTATTCCTCCTGTTATCAAAACGTAGaactcctcatcatcatctttcctttgcttttgttgtgggtgttacaaattaaattactCAATTATAACTTTGGATGGGGTTATATGTTCACaattaaaatgagtgcaaacTCAAGGTTGCATTTGGATGGAGGGATTCCAAATTTatggatttgttttttttttttttttgtgttattgAGAAATTCTGGGATTTGCCACAAAGGATCAgtacaaactagccacaaaaagGCCATTACAATTACAAAGAAATCTAATACTAACATTAAGACAATATGGTGTGCCTTCATCAACGATCACACGAGACTaaagaaactctggcataggcatttcgactaagattgcaaactcagaaaaattaaaaaaagagataaagcttggAAAAACCAAGCTAaaacaatacaaacaaaaactatCACAAAGGAGGTGGAAAACTCGCACAAATTAGAGGTGAAAACAAAACACCCAAAGAGAGTTTTTGAAACTTgttccaaaaataaagaaactaaaCTAGCCGAATTTCAACCTCGTTGTCACAAATCCAACACACTATCCTCAAACACCAAAAGATAACATATACGCACCAATTGACTTTCCCCTTCGGTAAATAGAGTGGATACACCGAAAAGTGATAAATCTACAAAGAATGTTACAAAATTATGCCATAAACGAGCCAACGAAAAAGATAGGGAGACGATGCTTGAGGGGGAAGCAAAGAGGAGGCCAAGGGGAGGAGGTggacagaaaaggaaaaaagaaaggaaggggGGACAAAAAGCATGGTTGTCACCAGGCCGAAAGGGGTGGCATCTAAGGTTTTCTCTCCCTAACATTCAAATATATGGATTTAGATGATATCATAAggtaaaattatttgtatagaCTATTACAATCTATGTATGCTAAGATTTggataataacaaaaataagaaaacaaccTAAATCAATGGTTTTAGATGACATTATAAAGTAAAATTGTTCGTATAAGACTATTACAATTCATATATACTAAGATTTGGACagtaacaaaaacaagaaaccaaacGAATTATAAATGGTTACTTACATGTAGTCATTTAAAATGCATTTAAAATGTATTGTATCCAAGGATGAATCCATGTTGGGGGCTATAGATATAGCCCATAcagatttttttctcaattttttaaaaatgcgATGTAGTATTTACACAcaactaaaataataataaaaaattaactgATAATATCGATACTGAATGAATCATTAATGATTTTAATTCTTTAAAGACTCGAATGGTGCAACTTAAATAGTTTTATTCTGTATTTacattgcatatttatttattattattattattttaactaGCTTCTATCTTATGTATTAGATGCATTTTTTGGAGTATATTATGGCTCATTATGTCCTCCCTAACTAGGTgtatcatttttttgttatcaataaaattcaCTTGTGCCGTTGAGTTTCTTTGTATGGTAAATCTGGCCTattccattttaaattccTGAATCCGTCCTTAACTACATCTAGttatttcaaatacatttAATTGATGCgactcttatttttttaaataccaaATTTAACCTTAttgtcaaattcaaataatttctttCAAATCTCTCCATCCAAACAGAGCCTACATTCTAGGGCAAATGTTCAAATAAAGTTCTAATTGGTAATTTGATTTTGTCTACCTTTCAAGCCTATACCTATTATATCACAcatttctatatatatcacaaaatttagaaaaagaatGGTAGattctttgatttgtttgCCTAGCAAAATACATTTTTAGGCAAAATCACACCAACATACCATAATCACACCACATCAATATGATGTTGTGCTAGTCGTACAaacaatgaatttttttttttaccaacgTGAGAGgggaaaatcaaatttaaaacttctctcaatattgaatattgaaaagacaaataaatgaaaacttggaaaatgtCGTATGCAATAAACGAATGGCTGACGTTTATCTTCGGGTTTTTTGAAAGAGAGCCGAAAATTACAAGAACGAGATACACGCACTTCTTAAAGACTGCATGTTTCGTATGGTTAAGATACCAAGAGAAGacatttaccaaaaaaatagataCCAAAAGAAATGGTTTTGTCCATTTGCTCCACCTCAAGCATCCACAAAACAGTACAAATTCAGCCAATGCAAACAAATTTCCAAAAATCCATTGACAACTCACTCCTCGCACCCAACCCACCACcagtttttaagttttttttctgcCCTTTCCGGGCTCCAGAGCCTTCTCCTTTCACTCTCAGCAGCTGACTGATCATCATCACATCACTGAaggtaaacaaaaaaactatgaACACAAGCACAAGCACATGTACCAGCACGCCACGTGTCTACCAATTGAGCCTCTTTTTAAGCTCACTCTGATTGATTATTGATTTTATGTAACGCTTTCTGGGTTTTCTTTCAAGAGCATTTGACTTGCTTCTGCTTTCTGCGTTTTGGgttttattgattgttttgaGGTAATGAATTTTATGCTGAGTTGGGGTGATGTGATTAGGTAATGGAATAATTTACTGTTTGGTTTCTGGGAAAGCTGCGAAAACTGTAAGAAagatcattctttttttaaaaaaattttgaagtttttttaattgctcACCTGAAATCAAAGAGTGAATGGGAAAATCCtttagttcttttcttttcctttttatatgtttgtttATCAACGTACTTATCTTATTAGTCAGtttcattttgatttgttCAATTTTCTCAGAAACCAAGAGGGCCATGTTAATTCTACATTTTGATATATAAAATGATGAGTTAACTGAATTTCTACTAAATTGTGCTTTGGAATTGTGAAGGTAAAGCTTTGCAGTTGTGGAAATGGCTACTGGAACTGTACCAGCTTCCTTCACGGGTCTAAAAGGCAGGGACTCGAGTATCGGATTTGCTAAAAGTATGGATTTTGTGAGGGTTTGTGATTTGAAGAGGTTTAAGTCTGGAAGAACAAGAATCTCAGTGATACGGAACTCAAATCCCGGATCAGATATTGCAGAACTCAAGCCTGCATCTGAAGGCAGCCCCTTGTTAGGTGGTTAAAATCCCTAACGAATTAGTGTTATTCAGTTTTTCGTTTTAATGCATGTGTTGTGTTTTAGTCCTTCAAACTATTTTTTGTAGCTGAGAAATTGGATCAGAGGGAAAGGAGAATACCATGTTTTCTGGCTTCTCAGAAAAGCTGAACAATATTTTCCTGCTGGTCAATTATTCATTTGTGGGGTTGGAAAAAATTAACTAGGTGAGTATCCAATGTTTCATTGGATATATCTCTAAAGAAAACCCCAGTGTAACTGTCATTTCTCAGAAATGGAAGTGGCCTCAACTGAGCGAAGTAATTGTATTAGGATCAGTCAAACTAAGCCTCAGCTTGGTTACTACTTGTATATCTGTTCACCTCAGTTAAGTGGGATTAAAGGTTCCTTCATTTGTCTGAGAAGATAAAGGAGTAGATATCAGTCTAAATATGTATGCCTTTCTACCTTTATGAGTTTCtatcaatttatatttatctaataaattatttttttgaatgtAGTTCCTAGACAAAAGTATTGTGAATCAATACACAAAACTGTCAGGAGGAAAACACGAACAGTGTTGGTTGGAAATGTGGCTATTGGTAGTGAGCATCCCATAAGGATTCAAACAATGACGACAACTGACACAAAGGATGTTGCTGCTACAGTTGAACAGGTTCTTTGACTCACCATTTACttgaattatatatacacatgcatatataagtGGAGCTACTAAGGTTTGATTCAACTCTGTATATCTATTATATCtcggggtctgaatcagaaTGTGTGGCATGTCATGCATCCCCTTCATTGGTAATGGGAATTACTCTGCCATTATTCTAATGTAGTGAGGGCATTGTCAAAACTTTGTGTATTTTTCTTCCGGACTGAGTCATAGGTTTATCTGGCACATGCAAAAAGGTCCTCATGAACAAAAATTTGGTTTCACTGCTGAAGATGAGTGGTGAACATAGATGGAAACCATTCTTAAAGGAGCTTCTGATGTGTTAGTGTGACTTCTTTGAGATTATTAATTGGtcttttttggaaaaatgacttcacaatgtttttgaacaggcaattcttttgtattttgagcTATACGAATTAAATACAACTAAATCAGTTGAAATTTTAGAAAAGCTACAAGCAGCTTCATTTGTAACGACTTTTTTGTTGGCAGGTAATGAGAATAGCAGACAAGGGAGCAGATCTTGTTCGGATAACAGTTCAAGGGAAGAAAGAAGCAGATGCATGTTTTGATATTAAAAATACCCTCGTGCAGAAAAAGTAGGctaaattattatattttcagTGGGTATTTAATGGTTTACTCCCTATGTTGTATAAGGCTTGACTTGATACAATCTGTATGTGCAGTTACAATATACCTCTGGTGGCAGATATTCATTTTGCACCTTCTGTTGCGTTGCGAGTTGCTGAATGCTTTGACAAAATTCGTGTCAACCCTGGAAATTTTGGTACACAGTTCACCATTCAattgttctcttttttaattatgtttgaAGGGAGTGATTGTAGATTGACTGAGGTGTTTTATTGCAGCGGATAGACGGGCTCAGTTTGAGAAGTTAGAGTACACCGAAGACGACTATCAGAAAGAACTTGAGCACATTGAACAGGTTAAACCATGAATCTATAAATATATGGCCTCTGTTAATTTTCACAATTACAAGTCTCCATTACTGTTTGATGTTTTACTATAATCATTATCAAATATTAACCAAATGAACATTTATTTTGCTTACTGTAACAACCCTAGGTTTTTACTCCATTGGTTGAAAAGTGTAAGAAGTATGGAAGAGCAATGCGTATTGGCACAAACCATGGCAGCCTTTCGGATCGTATAATGAGCTATTATGGGGATTCCCCTAGAGGAATGGTGAGCAAAATATCGTCTGTCTTTTTGCTGAAAACTTTCAAGCTTGCTTGATGTTGATGTACATACAAATTCATTGGATGTCATTTACTTGGCATTCCTCAAACAGGTTGAATCTGCATTCGAGTTTGCAAGGATTTGCCAGAAGTTGGACTaccataattttcttttttcaatgaaaGCAAGCAACCCAGTTATCATGGTCCAGGCATATCGTTTGCTTGTGGCTGAAATGTATGTTCAAGGATGGGATTATCCATTGCACTTGGGAGTTACTGAAGCTGGAGAAGGTGAGGATGGGAGAATGAAATCTGCAATTGGTATTGGAACCCTTCTTCAGGTATTATTCTAATCTTTATGTGTAGGTGTTGTGATGGattcaaaatcatcaaaattgtAGGGATAATTCTGGTTTATATGCTGGTAATGTGTTATTTGTTAAACCTTCATAAGGTTGTAGCTGAATTTAACAATAATTGTTCgcatttttataaattgcaAACTGTTCTTATGATAGATGTGGTAGGTTAGTTCATCTATTTGTGTGTTGTGATCCTGCGCTTCATTCAATAGTTTGAAGTTAACATTAAGAAGCATTACATTTATAAAGCCATGTCTAGCCATAGTGAAACTCTGGATTTGTATATGCAGGATGGTTTGGGTGATACAATTAGGGTTTCACTTACTGAAGCACCAGAGGAGGAGATAGATCCCTGCAGGAGATTGGCCAACCTTGGTAAGAGAGCAGCTGATATTCAGCAAGGAGTGGTAGGATTTTACAACATCCCTGTTAGTTGATTAATATTCTTATTCTcttctattttaaaaattgaaagccTTGTCAGATTTGTTGATGGCATTATTTGTATCAGGCTCCATTTGAAGAGAAGCACCGACATTATTTTGACTTTCAGCGTCGATCTGGTCAACTGCCAATGCAAAAGGAGGTCAGCCTCTAAGATCTTGATATGGAAACACACTGTGCTTCagactctctttttttcctttaacaGTGATTAAATGTCATCAAAACACAGGGTGAGGAGGTGGATTATAGAGGTGTCCTGCACCGTGATGGCTCTGTTCTCATGTCAGTATCCCTTAATCAGTTGAAGGTATAGTTGACATCATACTTCCTTTGTTCCAATTTATtggctttcttttttgtgtttttttcctttttgagttGGGGGCTGAGTTGTATCTGAAATAGTAGAAATTACACTAACCTTCTGCATCCTTTACAGACACCAGAGCTCCTCTACAAGTCACTAGCAGCAAAACTTGTTGTGGGCATGCCGTTTAAGGTCTATTATTATTccattttagattttttaatGTGTCACATGTAAAATTTACTGGGATTTTCATTGACATGGTTAGTTCTGTTATACAGGATCTTGCAACAGTTGACTCAATCTTATTGAGACAACTTCCACCAGTTGATGATAATGATTCTGTAAGAATATTTTGGAAATAATCCCTACTCTTCCCCCACACCCACATTATCCCTTATACCTTTCTACGTTGTTTGAGCATTACACTGCATATTTTATTTGCTAGTTTTTTGCGAGAACGGGAATGACATGATAATCTTCTTTGTGTATGATCAGCGGCTAGCTCTCAAAAGGTTGATAGATGTCAGTATGGGTGTTATAACACCATTGTCAGAGCAGCTAACAAAGCCATTGCCCAATGCTATGGTTCTGGTAAATTTGAAGGAATTATCAACTGGGGCATACAAGCTTTTGCCAGAAGGTGCAGCTTTCTTACAGATTTCAGAGCACTGATGTTTAATTGAACATATTCTTTTTCtatgcttcttcttttataggtAGACTTATTTTAGCAGTGGCCTTTGATGTTAACTAGCATCTCTTCCCCTTAAGAGGGGGAGGTTCTGGTTCCATTCAGGGGTGGGAAGGGTTTTGTATTTGTCGAAGGCTACCCCTGATTTTTCAGCCAGGAATCCTTATTGTGAATCAATTGCCTCCCAGGTACACGCTTGGTTGTCTCGGTACGTGGCGATGAACCTTATGAAGTGCTGGATATTCTCAAAGGCATTGATGCTACAATGCTTCTCCATGATCTTCCCTTCAGTGAAGATAAAGTAAGCCGAGTGCATGCTGCAAGAAGGTAATAACTTTTTAACTCCCTGCATATAAATCATTATCAGCATAAAATTATTGTAAGAGTTCCCATCTAGAGAAGCATTTTCCTAGGCCCTAGACACTTCaccaaatatgaaatttgtcCTCTTTCTATGGGGCTGTTAATTTGATCATTGGTAGTCCATGTTATTTGCTTTTATTCTTGTTGTGCACATGTTTCCTTCTCTTTATATTGTGAATTTTATGTTGCTCTAGGCTGTTTGAGTATCTGGGGGACAATTCTCTGAACTTTCCGGTCATACACCATATTCAGTTTCCAAGTGGAATTCATAGGTAATTACAAGATTGACTCTTCCTTTTTCCAGAGATGCATGGTATTAGTACTTCTGGCTTAATTCCATTTTGTGCAGGGATGACTTGGTTATTGCTGCTGGTACCAATGTGGGGGCCCTTTTAGTAGATGGACTTGGAGATGGTCTCCTATTAGAAGCCCCAGACAAGGATTTTGATTTCCTTAGAAACACATCTTTCAATTTACTACAAGGTTGTAGAATGCGGAATACAAAGACGGTAGGAGTTTTCATTCAAAATATAACAGAATTTGACATATCATGAAGCGATGATGGTCTTAAACAATCATTGTACATGCCTAAATCTCATTTCAGGAGTACGTTTCATGCCCATCATGTGGCAGAACTTTGTTTGATCTTCAAGAAATAAGTGCACAAATACGAGAGAAGACATCGCACTTGCCTGGCGTTTCAGTAATTACCttattctttccttttgtgacGGAACAATTTTGAACAGcaaacttattttattttcagtaATCCAGATGCTTTTTGTAATTCATTTGTTATTTCCTTTGCTAGATTGCAATCATGGGTTGCATTGTTAATGGACCTGGGGAGATGGCTGATGCAGACTTTGGGTATGTTGGTGGTGCTCCTGGAAAGATTGACCTTTATGTTGGGAAGGTATATCCTCTGTCCAGCTTGTAATTTAATATGGGTTGAAAAAggttttttcaatattttgcaTACAATAAGTTATGCCTCTGAGTACAGGTTAGCACCGGTCATTATAGGGCACCTTCATCATTTAAGTAGTTCTTCGGTTTTTAGCTAGACTTTTATTTAGTTGTTGCACTATTTTTTTTGCCATACCTTATTTGATACAAGGTTGAATTGCATTTCAGACCGTGGTGAGGCGTGCAATTGAGATGGAGCATGCAACCGACGCCTTGATCCAGCTAATAAAAGATCACGGCCGCTGGGTTGACCCTCCTGTGGAAGAGTAAAAAGCCAGCAACGGACAGAGATAAGAGGGCATGCATGCATTCAAGAGAGGGTTATCCTCATTATGTTGTGTACTTAAGTTCCCACAGTAGAAAGCAGTCGATGATGACTGAACACAGAAAATGTATACCAAAAAAAGATCCAGGGTACATGCCACAGTGCATAAATTTGTGGAGCAACATGTAAAATGTTCCTCATCAAGTATACACACAGCAACAATGTAGTTCTCCCATTACTAAAGTGAAATCTTTAGGTTTAGTTGGTtaatgcaaaataaaatttgactgGTTACTTATAAATTGTCCGTGGATGGATCAGTTGAATTTTAGTCTCCAACCACGTTTGGAGTGAACTCTCATCTTTATTTTAGGTAGTCATGAAACCCTATGTGAATGATATGGGGTATCATTCGTCTCCAACTTATGGAGGTGATGAGTTCAATCTCACGGACAGtttaataataaatcaaatcaaaagagGTAGTCTTGATTTTTTGTGCGAGTATTCTGACAAACTAGCATAACCCACGTCTCTATGTATGTTCCGCATGTTTCCCTAATTCGGGTGGCAAAAGAAAGACCTAACTCAACTCTGTTTCAGTTTCAGAACATAACTTTATCCCAATAACACGCCCATGAATCAGCTGGAATTTGCAACAAAAAATATCCACGCATCTTGTACGAGAACCCATTGTTACGCCTTTCTTTTcccaaataaaattacaaaattaaaaattagggAGGGATTTTTCAAGTTATTCTTTTGGTCGAATTGTATTTTTGCCATTTTAAAATTGCATAGTTGCTATCAATGGCCGCTGCTCGTTAACACTCCCCAAAAGGCCGTATCATATCATCATCCATCCCTCCCTCAAAGTCAAAATATGATGATCACCGACATGCTTCCTTAATAATCGGTGAGTTGCAAATTTtctattcctaaaataccccaAAAGGGAAGTCAACACAAAGATGACGCACAAACAGAAGTAAAAACAGCCATGAAAGCGTGAAATGCTCAGAGTCGCCATTTCTCTAGGCAGGGTAGGATCACACACCCAAATGCACGCAAAATGACCCATCTACTTTTGACAAGatgaaaataaagcaaaaccaACAAACAAATTACTTGACCAAAACAGTAAAAGAAATGCCTCTTCCCCACCCTCTCTTATTAGttctttattattaaaatctgcatataataataaccagttctttattataaaatactcgattctatttaattaatttgtcttcctatattatttttaatagatagtgttaaattaatttaccatAATAACCAGTTCCAGGTTATCTCAACTATTTCCTTTACACAATTTCCGTTTGTCTACAACATCATCATTTTGTATAGTTAATATGGATTACTCTTAACACAATCGCATTACATTTTTAAAATGCAATGAAGGTGAGCCACCATGTACAGCAGTTTTCTCAAAATATTGAATCCAAACACTACCAAACATCAAATCAACAGTGCTTTACGCATTAAAGTCACAAAGAACCTAAATCTCTGGGAATCTAAATTCATGAACAGTattatcaaatttcttttcttttgttcgaTTTTCTCAGTACCCAAACATTAGATAGCATAAACAGATAGAGCTAATCAAGTCAACAGTGAGAAAAACGAGCATACTGAATGCTAAATCAGTAAATCCAATTATTATATCATTCTAAAATAGAAAAGCAATACATCAATGATCATATTGACTAATTTAGTATTTTACGCCAATAACTCATCCCAAAATTCTAACTACCACCAACTCTAGCACCGCCGGCGCGCCAAAGAATGAagaatcaaattgaatcaCCATCGCCAAAACCTACATTCAATCATATACTAAGCAAGCACAGaaattaactaaaaaaatacgaGAAATT
Protein-coding regions in this window:
- the LOC18772619 gene encoding 4-hydroxy-3-methylbut-2-en-1-yl diphosphate synthase (ferredoxin), chloroplastic, producing the protein MATGTVPASFTGLKGRDSSIGFAKSMDFVRVCDLKRFKSGRTRISVIRNSNPGSDIAELKPASEGSPLLVPRQKYCESIHKTVRRKTRTVLVGNVAIGSEHPIRIQTMTTTDTKDVAATVEQVMRIADKGADLVRITVQGKKEADACFDIKNTLVQKNYNIPLVADIHFAPSVALRVAECFDKIRVNPGNFADRRAQFEKLEYTEDDYQKELEHIEQVFTPLVEKCKKYGRAMRIGTNHGSLSDRIMSYYGDSPRGMVESAFEFARICQKLDYHNFLFSMKASNPVIMVQAYRLLVAEMYVQGWDYPLHLGVTEAGEGEDGRMKSAIGIGTLLQDGLGDTIRVSLTEAPEEEIDPCRRLANLGKRAADIQQGVAPFEEKHRHYFDFQRRSGQLPMQKEGEEVDYRGVLHRDGSVLMSVSLNQLKTPELLYKSLAAKLVVGMPFKDLATVDSILLRQLPPVDDNDSRLALKRLIDVSMGVITPLSEQLTKPLPNAMVLVNLKELSTGAYKLLPEGTRLVVSVRGDEPYEVLDILKGIDATMLLHDLPFSEDKVSRVHAARRLFEYLGDNSLNFPVIHHIQFPSGIHRDDLVIAAGTNVGALLVDGLGDGLLLEAPDKDFDFLRNTSFNLLQGCRMRNTKTEYVSCPSCGRTLFDLQEISAQIREKTSHLPGVSIAIMGCIVNGPGEMADADFGYVGGAPGKIDLYVGKTVVRRAIEMEHATDALIQLIKDHGRWVDPPVEE